From the genome of Botrytis cinerea B05.10 chromosome 7, complete sequence:
TTTTGGATCGCCAATACGCTTAAAAGCGCAGCTTATTGACGATATTCAGCTCTTACTCTCGAATCGCAACTTCCTCAACCTCACATCTTTTTCGACTATactcttttcctttcaaaatgtcttcttctgatgatgatatgcCTTTGGCAAGAACAAACGGAACCAATGGCAATGGTAAGCAGCAAacactttttctttccttccgcTACAGCCTAAACTGCCTGTTCCTGTTCAACCTCTCCACCCTTCAGCTTTACAACATTCTCGAATTTCATCTCAACTCTACGGCAGATACTAATTATGTTCACAGTTTCGCAAGGCCGTATACCGAAAAGTGTCGATAGAGCCATGGACAAGGCTAGTGCAAATGCGAAGGCTGCCCCCGTTGGAATCTCGATTCGCAATGGACCTGTTTTGGACGATCCTATGGATGTAGATGGGCCTGCTACAAATGGCGCTTCGAAGCGGAAATCACGATCAAGCATTGGTAACGGAAAAGCTGTAAACTACAAGGTGGATGGTAGCGGCAGTGAAAGTGAAGAAGTGCCATTGGTATGTCGACTTTAAGTTGAAGCATTCAAGCATATGGCATCTCTCATGATGTACAAATTTAACAATGATGGCATACTGATTGATACATTAGGCCAAACGACAAAGAACATCCAATAAGAAGAAAGTCGCGGATTCCGattcagatgatgatatgcCTTTGGCTGGCAGGCGCAATTCTAAACTACCCCCCAAAGTTTCCGCCGGTGCCATTGGAGAGTCATCTTCAGATGATGAGCCGCTTACCGTCAAACTTTCCAAGGAGAAAGCTTCCATCGAAAAGCATGCCGAGAAGGAAGCAAAGGCCTTGCGAGCAAAGAAGGCAGCACCCAAAAAGGCcatcaagaaagaagaatccGATAGTGACGAAGATGTTGCACCCAAAAGGCGGAAGCCCAATGGTGCTGTTCCTGCGAAACCAACCACGAAAAAAGCCAATGGCGTAAAGAAAGAGGAATCTGATTCCGATGCGCCTCTTGCAAAGAAGGCTGCTCCAAAGAAAGTAAACGGCAAAGTAAAGGCGGAACCAGATACAAAGGTCAAGGCCAAGAAGGATGAAAGCGAAGAAGCAGATGAGGTTTATCGTTGGTGGGACGCACCCAAGAAGGAGGATGACAGTATCAAATGGGAGACGTTGCAACACAATGGAGTTGTCTTTCCTCCAGAATACGAGCCACTCCCAAAGAACGTCAAATTGAGGTATGATGGGATTCCACTCACTTTGTCTCTAGAATCGGAAGAAATCGCAGGCTTTTTTGGTGCTATGTTGAATTCGACCCACAACGTCGAAAATCCAACTTTCCAGAAGAACTTTTTCAAGGATTTCACCGATTCTGTTAAAAAGACTGGAGGGGCCAAGGATAAGGAGGGAAACAAAGTTGCTATCAAGGATTTTAGTAAGCTTGATTTCAAGCCAATTTTCGAGTATTATGATGGCAAGAGTACCGAAAGAAAGGCTCGATCTGCAGCTGAGAAGAAGGCCGAGAAAGCGCTCAAAGATGAGGCCGAAGCACCATATAAGACTTGCATTTGGGATGGACGCAAGGAAGATGTGGGAAATTTCCGTGTCGAACCTCCTGGACTATTTCGTGGCCGTGGTGAGCATCCAAAGACTGGTAAAGTCAAGCTCAGAGTTACTCCCGAGCAAATCACTATCAACATCGGCAAAGACGCCACtgttccttctcctcctgaGGGTCATAAGTGGAAAGCTATTCAACATGACAACAAGGCTACCTGGCTTGCTATGTGGCAGGAAAACATCAACGGTGCGTACAAGTATGTTATGCTTGCAGCGAAGAGTAGTATCAAGGGCCAAAGCGATTTTAAGAAGTTTGAAAAAGCTCGTGAATTGAAGGAGCACATTGATCGAATCCGAAAAGATTACACGCAAGATCTTAAGGCTGAACTCATGGCCGATCGACAACGAGCCACTGCAGTTTATCTCATTGACAAGTTTGCCTTGCGTGCTGGTAATGAAAAGGACGCGGAGAATGAAGCCGAAACTGTTGGATGTTGTTCTTTGAAATATGAGCACGTCACTTTGAAGCCCCCAAATACCGTCATTTTTGACTTTTTGGGAAAGGATAGTATTCGTTTTTACGATGAGGTAACAGTTGACCCTCAAGtcttcaaaaatttgaagattttcaagAAGGCTCCAAAGAAGAATGGCGATGACATTTTTGATCGTCTCAACGTAAGTGCAATACTATGCTTCATTTGGACATCTACTGACCACTGCAGACTACGCAATTGAACAAACACTTGACAAATTATATGCCAGGTCTGAGTGCTAAGGTCTTCCGTACTTACAACGCCTCTTGGACCATGTCGGATCTTCTCAAGAAACTCAAGAATAGTGACATTTCTATGCAAGAGAAGATCAAGCTATATAATGATTGCAATCGCAAAGTCGCCATTCTCTGCAATCACAAACGGACAGTCGGTGCTAGTCATGAAGCTGCAATcgagaagatggatgatgcaGTAAAGGGTCTCAAATATCAGAAATGGCGCCTAAAGCAAATGATTCTCGACATTGATCcaaaacagaagaagaagaagggtgcCGATTGGTTCGCTCTGGATGAAGAGCTTGACGAATCTTGGATTCAAGAGCACCAAGCCTTCCTCGTTGCTCAAGAGCGTAtcaagattgaaaagaagtTTGCAAAAGAGAACGAGAAACTCGTATCCGAGGgtcaaaaagaaatgaagacCAAAGAACTCAACGAACGTCTCCACGCCGCTACAGATTTAGAGAAGAAGTTTAAAAAAGAGAACAAGACGAAGAAGGTCGAGGCTGAAGGTAAAGGACCTAGCGTCGATAAGTTCGAGGCCAACATCACGAAGATAGACGAAAGAATCGCCAACATGCTTCTCAAGCGTGAAGACCGAGAGGGTAACAAGGAGGTTGCGCTCGGTACCAGTAAAATTGTGAGTCCAAATTAGTGACTTGGTATGAAACGTATGGCTAACAAAATGCAGAATTACATCGACCCACGTCTCACTGTTGTCTTCTCCCAGAAGTTTGATGTACCGATCGAGAAGTTCTTCTCCAAGACTCTCCGTGAAAAGTTCGCCTGGGCCATTGACTCTATTAAGGATGAGGACGACTGGGAATTTTAAACTCTGGACGTTGTACAAACTTTTAAtgcaatttcttcaaaacgatttcgaatttcgaaCCTTCTTATTGCTTGTGTTTCAATAGAACAGTTATTCATTATTGCATTTATATATCGTGGCATTGCATGGTTGAAATTTCTTGCATACCTATGGGCTGGTTTCAGGGAAGTGGGAAACCCTAGGGAATGAGAAAAATAGGATCTCCCAGAATCGGCCACAGAAGATTTGCCTCCTCTCGCACTTGAATTGCTGCTGCTTATCCAGCGTTCATTGGGCTCCACGCCAACCCCTTTCTGCCATTGCATATCAATAGCGACAACGCATGCAGTTAAAAATATTTAGGCTCACTGCCATCAGCAATTGTACATAGTTTCACATACCTAGCAATAACGTAGAGCGGGCCTAGCAAAATAAATCTTTGTTAAATTTACTCTGACATTCTGGCATTGCTGATGGTCAATGTGACTTGGGTGAATTGCTCTCGctaatattaatacttcAATTAGGAGACACCTAGATAGAGCTCTAAACGACCTGCAACTCAATTGCTCATGTGTCCACCACTTCGCATTACAAGCGTTCTAACTTTCAACTCTCCTCTATTCAGGATGTTCGGATATACCTCGTGATTCTTTAGGGGGCTACATGATGAGAAATATCGTTAACGTGAGTATTTTAATGATAACGGCTGCgtttttgaatattggtTTGGCTTGGGAAAGATTTCGAGCTTGTTGATTCGCCCTGATATCAGTATTGCTTTTATCTAGAAAAATAAACTAGAGGTAGTTGGATTGAGGCAAGTAAACAAAAGGAGAGattaaaatgaattgaaGCACAATATAGGTCTTTTTAAGCTTATTGGATCaagacaagaaaagaaattgaccTGTACTGCCCGACACaataaattgatatctaCACGTGACTATTGATTAAGCTCTGAAATACCAGAGGGAGGAGTACAAGGGTAGCTCTCACTTTCACAGCACCCTCATTTTTCTTCCCCTCGCTCTAACCTCGATATCGAACATTCAGTATGAAGCCTTCGAATTCCTCGCTCAGAAAACTTAATCCGTATGTGTGTAAAGCGTGCACGAGACGTATAAGAAGTTTTGCCACAACGGCTTCTCTTTCGGGTGCGACTTCGACTTCGATTCCGAATAAGCGTCCGGATGTTTATGATGTAGTGTGTGTGGGAGGGGGACCGGCGGGATTGAGTTTGGTTGCTGCTTTGCGTAGGTTtggtttatttatttttattttttggttCACTCTTTGGTTTTGAGTATGCGATCGAgagaatgatgaggattAACGGAAACTCTAGGCGCAAACCCCCTCACTCGTAATCTGCGGCTCGCGCTCATCGAACCGCAATCGCTATCTAAATCGCTAAATTGGAAACCGAAGGATGGGGAGTATTCGAATCGATGTAGTAGTTTGACGCCGAAGAGTGTGAGGTTTCTTAAGGATATAGGGGTGtgggaggaggtggaggggaCGAGGGTACAAGGATATGGGGGAATGCAGGTTTGGGATGGGGTTAGTGGGGGGAGAATTGGGTTCGATGTTGAgattggggggaggggggaggaggttgtggagggagagggaaaggtGGTGGCGTATATGAATGAGAATGCGAATTTGGTGAGGGGGTTGTTGAGGAGGATAGAGGGGTTAGGAGGGGTAGATATTTTGGAGGGGAAAGTTGCGGATATTGGGTTGGGACAGGAGACAGAAGAGGGAGATTTCTCTGGCTGGCCAATTGTGAAGGTCGAAGGACAGGAGAAAAGTCTCGCAGCGAGATTACTAGTCGGCGCTGATGGACAAAACTCCCCCGTAAGGAAATTCGCAGGCATAGAAAGTCGAGGGTGGGATTATGGTCGTGTGGGCGTAGTAGCGACTTTAGAGCTGGAAGCTCAGCATGAAGTGGGCAAGATTGCATATCAAAGATTCTTACCTACAGGACCAGTCGCCATGTTACCTCTCCCAGGAAACTACGCAACGCTAGTTTGGAGCACCACTCCGGAGAACGCAGCTGTTCTGAAAGGATTAAGCGCGAAAGACTTCATCGCTATGGTGAATGCGGCGTTCAGGTTAAGCACGGTGGATTTGAAATACATGCACACTCAGTCGTCGGGCCAAGCAGAGGAAGTATCATGGCGTCTCCAACACACACCTATTTCCGGCACTGTCCCCGCTCCCGTCACTGGCGTCCAGGAAAATAGCATCgcttcctttcctctcaaaATGCGCCACGCAGATACATATATTGGGGAGCGCATCGCATTGATAGGAGACGCGGCACATACTATTCATCCGTTAGCGGGCCAGGGACTCAATCAAGGACAGGGAGATGTCGAGGGTTTGGTCAAGGGAATCGGGTATGCGATGGATCACGGGATGGATATTGGGGTGCGCATGAGTTTGGAATCGTATAATGCGGAGAGGTATATGCAAAATCATGTGTTATTGGGAGTGGTGGATAAATTGCACAAGTTGTATAGTGTGGAGAGTGGACCAGTGGTTTGGGGAAGGACGTTGGGTTTGAGAGCTGTGGATGCCATGGGACcgttgaagaaattcttgatGGGTCAGGCTTCAGGGACGGGGAGAAAGATTTTGTAGGATTATCATAGTGTCAAGAGGAGAGTGGTTAATGAATATAGCTCGAGGGTTGAAAATGTCGTTTATACGTAATGTACATGATGGATGGGCGTATGATTGTATGAGTaacgagaagaaagaaaaatcatgATAATATAATCGCTTTCGAATATTCTATTCATGAAACTCGTAAATCTGTAATGAATATGGAATGGTGtgcccaaaagaaaaagaaaaccccAGTCGCTCAAACGCCTTGCTGTAATGCCAGAGACCAAAATATTCCTTTCCCAACCTTTGCAGTTATGCACTCTTGATCCGTTCATGTATTGCTTCATTTTTCATGTTCTAGAATTCGTCCATGCATTTGTTTCTCctgccttgccttgccttgcaCTCGAGAAAtactcctcctccctctcccattTTTCCTCTCTCGATCCCCCCATGTGATCCGCAGTTTTCTCGCCTCCCCTTGAAGATCCTCAAACCCCATCATCATGATagtaaaaatcaatat
Proteins encoded in this window:
- the Bctop1 gene encoding Bctop1, coding for MSSSDDDMPLARTNGTNGNVSQGRIPKSVDRAMDKASANAKAAPVGISIRNGPVLDDPMDVDGPATNGASKRKSRSSIGNGKAVNYKVDGSGSESEEVPLAKRQRTSNKKKVADSDSDDDMPLAGRRNSKLPPKVSAGAIGESSSDDEPLTVKLSKEKASIEKHAEKEAKALRAKKAAPKKAIKKEESDSDEDVAPKRRKPNGAVPAKPTTKKANGVKKEESDSDAPLAKKAAPKKVNGKVKAEPDTKVKAKKDESEEADEVYRWWDAPKKEDDSIKWETLQHNGVVFPPEYEPLPKNVKLRYDGIPLTLSLESEEIAGFFGAMLNSTHNVENPTFQKNFFKDFTDSVKKTGGAKDKEGNKVAIKDFSKLDFKPIFEYYDGKSTERKARSAAEKKAEKALKDEAEAPYKTCIWDGRKEDVGNFRVEPPGLFRGRGEHPKTGKVKLRVTPEQITINIGKDATVPSPPEGHKWKAIQHDNKATWLAMWQENINGAYKYVMLAAKSSIKGQSDFKKFEKARELKEHIDRIRKDYTQDLKAELMADRQRATAVYLIDKFALRAGNEKDAENEAETVGCCSLKYEHVTLKPPNTVIFDFLGKDSIRFYDEVTVDPQVFKNLKIFKKAPKKNGDDIFDRLNTTQLNKHLTNYMPGLSAKVFRTYNASWTMSDLLKKLKNSDISMQEKIKLYNDCNRKVAILCNHKRTVGASHEAAIEKMDDAVKGLKYQKWRLKQMILDIDPKQKKKKGADWFALDEELDESWIQEHQAFLVAQERIKIEKKFAKENEKLVSEGQKEMKTKELNERLHAATDLEKKFKKENKTKKVEAEGKGPSVDKFEANITKIDERIANMLLKREDREGNKEVALGTSKINYIDPRLTVVFSQKFDVPIEKFFSKTLREKFAWAIDSIKDEDDWEF
- the Bccoq6 gene encoding Bccoq6, encoding MKPSNSSLRKLNPYVCKACTRRIRSFATTASLSGATSTSIPNKRPDVYDVVCVGGGPAGLSLVAALRANPLTRNLRLALIEPQSLSKSLNWKPKDGEYSNRCSSLTPKSVRFLKDIGVWEEVEGTRVQGYGGMQVWDGVSGGRIGFDVEIGGRGEEVVEGEGKVVAYMNENANLVRGLLRRIEGLGGVDILEGKVADIGLGQETEEGDFSGWPIVKVEGQEKSLAARLLVGADGQNSPVRKFAGIESRGWDYGRVGVVATLELEAQHEVGKIAYQRFLPTGPVAMLPLPGNYATLVWSTTPENAAVLKGLSAKDFIAMVNAAFRLSTVDLKYMHTQSSGQAEEVSWRLQHTPISGTVPAPVTGVQENSIASFPLKMRHADTYIGERIALIGDAAHTIHPLAGQGLNQGQGDVEGLVKGIGYAMDHGMDIGVRMSLESYNAERYMQNHVLLGVVDKLHKLYSVESGPVVWGRTLGLRAVDAMGPLKKFLMGQASGTGRKIL